Below is a window of Nicotiana tabacum cultivar K326 chromosome 19, ASM71507v2, whole genome shotgun sequence DNA.
aaaatccattCAAAAATATTCCTAAATCTCGttcaaatttttcttcttgttaaattcCCAAGCATTTTTTCATAATGTTTGAAGAGCGAaatgaatagagtattcgaatatgttgtcGCTTGTAAAAGCGGCAAAAATCCACATACGTCAtgctgggtgcccatgctcgcccggcacaGATGCCTGTACAAGTAGgcgagaacagcagcaccccagctgtactggggtaaatcatctagcagctgaagatgatgaagaaatcgcAAGATGACTAGGTTCCccaaagtgttcgggaacaagacccccccaaACAGAAGGAGCAGCAGCAACCTCGTATACCAGTAAATATGCAAATCATCTGTCTCCCCGATGATGTCGGGGTGCAATATCTCCAAATGATGTCGAATAGCTGTCAAACTCATGCGACTGGCCCCTGAGTGTGCAGTCTCATCCTGTGGCATGAAACCAGTGAGTTGCTGCAGCATGTCCGAATACTATCCACGCGTCATCTCTCTCATAGCCTGAGGCAGTGCAACGGGCAGTCCATCAACAGGCATCCCATATAAAACTTCCATGTCCtgcagcgtgatggtggcctcgccaatgggcacatggaaagtgtgcgtctcaggtcgccaccgctctatcagggcCATGATCAAAGACCAGTCGAGCTGCAGCCACCCGATCTCCAAAATTCTGTAGAAGCCCGTATCCCGCAGGCGATGGACTACACGGGGATGGAGATCTCTGTCCTTCATAAAATCCCACATGTCGTCCACTCTCCTGGCGCGAAGAGTCTGGGCCAGTAACTCTTTCTCCCATATATAggcggacctatgatcgccctgtaacaCTAATAGCTCATCGGAGACAGGTCCGGGATGCATAGGCGGCACGCCCATatcgtctactgtaaattaaacaacattaattgtatgtttgatttgtaaattaaataattattttttataattatataatatttaattggacagagtatatatctataggttccaggctcgatatttattgctcagtagcaccaagctatcctgagttcttgtatgtgtcaattttattattttcgtaattttgtatgtttgatctgtaaattaaataattattttttataattatataatatttaattggacagagtatatacctatgggttccaggctcgatatttgagacccagtagcaccaagctatcctgaattcttatgtgtgtcaattttaatattttcataattttgtatgtttgttttgtaaattaaataattaatttttatcatatttaattggacagagtatatacctatgggttcgatgctcgatatttgagacccagtagcaccaagctatcctgaattcttatgtgtgtcaattttaatatttttataattttgtatgtttgttttataaattaaataattaatttttatcatatttaattggacagagtatatacctatgggttcgatgctcgatatttgagacccagtagcaccaagctatcctgaattcttatgtgtgtcaattttaatattttcataattttgtatgtttgttatataagttaaataattaatttttatcatatttaattggacagagtatatatctattggtttcaggctcgatatttgaggcccagtagcaccaatctttcatgaattcttatgtgtgttaattttaatattttcataattttgtatatttattttgtaaattaaataattaatttttgtaaattggacagaatttgtgtttgatctatcagCATAAAAGATACTTAAACTATAGGgattctacgctaaaaggctctacattttactacgctaaaagggcactagtctttaagcaaataaataatctaaactagataaaaataacaaatacattttaatcacaaaacaaacacaaaacactaatatcttagtccggataaaaataacatactagtttaatcgcaaaaaaaaatacaaaacaacatagaaacacattcaaaacaactaatatgcattattatacgagtttcgacataaactaaattGGAATACCTCGAATTATATTTTTCGGAAAGTCgatgaattgaaaatttgagccCAAAACGAGGAAACCACAACAATAGAAGGCTTGGCTAGGATGTGGGACTTACAATCTTATCTTTTTGTGTGACGGGTGGGGTCCACTATAATTTTTTTAGAAggaaatttggggggggggggatcgaTTCAGAATTTTGAAATTGGGGAGGGGAGGAGGGGAGTCGTCTGGTTCGAATGTGGGGAAGAAGGAGGGGGACTGTTTATTTatctatgtatagcgcggtatataAATGCGCTATacatatatagcgcggttatatACCGCGCTATGCATAACTGTCTTATCAGCCCTGTATAGCGCGGTTTAAAAGtagcgttatatatatatatatatatatatatatatatatatatatatatatatatatatatatatatataacgctcttttaaagagcgctatatTTTAACGGCCAAAActccgttaaagtatagcgctctttaaaagagcgctatatataaaaatatcactcttttttttaaacaCATATTTCTGTCACActtgtccaaaagaaccacaaatGGGTTGTAAACTCTTAAACCCACTCTCAACCAATGGGTCCTACCATTTGACACTTTTTtttatcaatcaatcatttgGTATATCATTGTATGGTGATTTTTTGTAGTATTCCATTTAGCCTTTTCAAGCTCAGAGCCATTATATAAAGCTGACAAACCATTACCACCCAAAGCCTCAAATAACCTTTTCTTTCTCCAAAACGCTCTTATAACAAACACATTGTCAAGTTGCCGCATTTCCATCTATAAGGTACTTCCCATCCGTACCCATTTTCGGATCGAACCGGACACTAATTTGTTTGAGATTGAGACGTTGTTGTTATCGTCCTAGTATGATTGGAATGAGAAACTCTACATTAATGTGCAAACAAGTATGGCCAAATTTGCTACACCTTCGAAATTTGCCTCAAAAGGATAAGGTTTTGTTTGTGATGGGAGTCACCGGCGCCGGAAAATCAAGACTCTCTATAGACTTAGCCACTCAATTCAGAGGAGAAGTAGTGAACTCAGACAAAATACAAGTGTACAAAGGCCTTGATATTGCCACTAACAAAATCACACAAGAAGAACGTTGTAATATACCACATCATCTCCTAGGCGTAATTGATCCTTACAAAGAATTCACCACCAAAAACTTCTGCAACATGGCTTCACTTGCAGTTAGCTCAATAACCGACTGCGGTAAACTTCCGATCATCGTTGGAGGTTCCAATTCGTTTATCGAGGCGCTTGTACACGACAACTCTCATAATTTTCGTACGAGGTATGATTGTTGTTTCCTATGGGTCGATGTGTCTATGAACGTACTAAATTCATTTTTGTACGAACGAGTGGACAAAATGATGGAGATAGGTATGATTGAGGAAGTAAGAAACATGTTCAATCCAAAAAACACAGATTATACCAAAGGCATTCGTAAAGCAATTGGTGTACCAGAATTTGATAGTTATTTTCGAGCTGAATTATCAAATTCTGTTGACGTGGAGACACGCGAGAGGCTACTAAAGGAAGCAATTAATGAAGTGAAGATCAATAATTGTATACTAGCTAGTAAACAACTAGAGAAAATAAAGAGACTGATAAATGTTAAGGGATGGAAAATTCAAAGATTAGATGCAACAGAAGTTTTTAGGAGGAAACAGAGAAATgcagaggaagaagcagaggaaatTTGGAAGAATATAGTGATGGGACAGAGCATAAAGATTGTGGGTAAATTTTTATGCGAAAATAATAGGAGCAAAATGGTTTACAGAAATGATGTGACAGCCATTAAGAGAGCAGCAGCATCGGCCATAGCTCAATATTAGAGCAAGTTGTGCATTAATCTGAAGACCTTTTTTTTGTACCTTAGTCGCGTAATCGATCGCCAGTTTTGGGAGATAgtttattttattgtatttttcaCTGATCACTTTCGAGTTTTAGTTTTTCACCATTGTAACTACATAAAGAGTGTAACCCTTACTGCTATATGGAACATAAAATAATTGACAGAGACAATAAGAGTGCTAGTTCTTTTCATGGACAAAAAGAGTGGCAAAGTACTAATTGTTGCAATTTATTGGGTTGAATTTCTTCAAGTATATGTTAATTGTTGCAACAAAGGATGAATGACAATTCTTCAGTTAAGAAGTTGAAGAACAGTTTAGGATCATTTCCTGTGTTAATCATAGTTATTTCTAAGTCGTGTGTAAAATCAAATTGttttattgaatttttaaaacaaaaccacAAAAGATGGTGTGGGTTAGgcagactttttttttttttaatccctcccaaattaggaggatctatGGTGTGAGTTAGTCATTTTCTTGAACAAACCAAAAAGAAGAGAATtatagtataaaatagaattgAAGGAATAATAACTATTGTCACTCTACACACCACCAAGGAGTGTGATGGATAGACGAGATCCTTCCATCCTTAATTAGAGGTCTCGAGTTTATGTCTTGTAGGGGACGCTTCTCCCTTTAATAGTTCCTAAATAGTATAATTCTGTTTAAACGAGCCAATAAATTTTAAATACCATAagattgttaaaaaaaaaaaaaaaaaaaatacccgTACAATATTTCATTGAAAGTGGAGATaattagaaaaatgaagaaaataagaaaaagattcgaTAGGGTTACTGCTGTAGTCTCTTTAGGTATTGATGGTTCGAAGGAAATATCTTTCGAGCTCACTTATAATTTGAATAGAAGAAAATACTTCTATCAacaatttttatgttttatttactgattttctgtgttatttttcttatctCATACAAAAAGGTTATATAACTAAAATAATATACTTGTCATATTGAACAAGGTATTagtaataaaagaaaaggaagagcgCATATGATTAAATAAGAAGTGAACagtaaaaaatgaaaagaatCACATAATTATAGTGTGTACTGTGTACACACACAGCCACACATATGAGGTAGCTTTCTTTTTCAACTAGTTATATCAAAAGGATAAGATCCATCGAATTTTAATTAGTTGGATGAGATTGCTAGTatcaagaacaaaaagaaaagatcTCTCTTTATCTGTGACTGGACATCATAACATAATATTAGTTTCACCACATTAAAATATATTACATAAATTTATCATCAGAAAATTTTTACAAGCAATGCTTCTATTTATCTGCGTGTGGAATTGTAAAATTCAGGGCTAGGGAATTTTCCAACGATGTTAGACTGGAATAAGTAAACACGCTACAAATAAATTAAAGTGGCGTAAACCCTAACACTACCAGAATACATGAATATTTTGACGGTAAACGATATCCGTGAGAGTTCGTTACACCGCGGTACAATAAATGTAGGTTCGATTATCATTGTTCACATTACACGacaatttttatattattggtCTAATTTCTTATATAAAGTTACCTTCAGTTATTGTTTAACGGCCTaactatataaatattttttacactACAATCATTACATAAAACTTATTTTAAAACTGTTTGTGAATACACAACAAGTTGAAGGAATATTGACTCACTCTAATCCTAAATTCTAAACTCTATCGAGAGGGCCTATTTTCAGaaatccggaaccaaaatgtggttcttttggactcaaagaaccaAAATATGTGGGAAAATATTTAGGGACCATAATATGTATAGCTCGATATTTCACCGCGTTATACCTTAACGGCAtgtttgtccgttaaggtatagcgcggtgcAATATCGCGCTATATTTGAACTTTAAATGGGCGGGAATAGCGCGATATATATGCGCGATATAGCTAGATAAAAAAGCATGCAAGTCTCCTTCCCCAAAGGCACGAACCCAAAGGCACGAACCATAACaaccttccccccccccccccacagccgTCCCCataccatttttaacccaaaaaAATTTGAATGGAGCCCACCGGTCCCACAAAAAGTGTAGATTCTCGGTCCCACATCGTGTATAAGGCGTTATTTCGTAATGGGTTGCTCGTTGCGactccaaatcaccaaatcttcaacttttcaaaaagttaaaatcgaggtatttccgacatattttttgttaaaactcatgtATAAAAAATGCCTATTAGTTGTTTTTACTGTGTTCTATGTTATTTCgtgattgttttgcgatttatctaatttgttattttttatctagattatattattagtgtgctaaaaaaatagtaaaatagagaaattgttattagttgttaaaaataatgttaattagttaatttttactgtggtatatgCTTTTTCGTGattattttgtgattaaattaatttattatttttatccggtTTAGATTAGTTATTTGCTAAAAgattagtaaaatagataaattattattttaggaaTAATTAATCTTATTTGGATGTTATTGTTGTACATATTCATATGTGGCTTTAGTACCATGTAGTGGTATCGTGTGCCCGTAATTTTAATGTAGTGCTCGTATTTGTAATATAGTGCCCTTTTAtcgtagtaaaatgtagtgccctttagcgtagtatctttgtagctattgaaattaatcatttaattatctgTTAAACCCAAACATATCTTTAAAAAGTTGATAGttcaaacttcaaacacaaactctctcgaattctagtcaacaaacgtaagaaaataacattagaaaataacaatatttgtcaaactaagtatttttatataaatatttaataattaaatcttgtatagttaaaaaaattaattatttaattttattatagtaaaaaatatgTGAGTAATaaactaatatataaaataataaactaacatataaaataataaactaacatataaaataataaacttaacatataaaataataaactaacgtATAAAATAATTCAATTTACAGTAGTAGTCATGGAGGTTCTGCCTGTGCATCCCGGACCTACATCGCTAGAGCTACTGTTGCTATAGGCCGAGCATAGGTCTTCCTATGTTTGGCCCAGACATTTCGCGCTAGATGGGTAGACGATATTTGAGACTTTCTTAGGGCCCACCCACATCATCCTCGTATAGTCAGACTCCTTCAGGATACGGGTTTCTATAGGATTATTGAGATCAGCCAGTTGTAGTTGGACTGGTTGTTGATCACGGCTTTGATAGAGCGGTGGAAACGGGAGACGCACACATTTCATTTACCCATTGGCGAGGCTACTATCACGCTTCACGACATGGAAGTTTTGTATGGGCTGCCGGTTGATGGACATCCAGTAGCTTACTCGCATGTGCTCAGAGATTACACGGGATTGCAGTACCTAGAGATGTTGCTCACCGGGTTCCAGCCAGCGAAGAAGGCTGCATTGAGTGGGGACAGTCGTTTGCacatgttgtgcaggctattggcttACATCTGTTCTACCAGTTAGGGCTACAGATATAGCAGTATACTGGCGTAGGAGCGATAACTTTGCACGAGTATGGCCGTCAGGTTAAGGATCTGGCTTCCCGGACATTGAGGTGAGCCCGAGATGACGAGCGCTTAGGACACGAGGCTGATTATTTGCCGCTAGAGTAGTACCATCATGGGCCAGCAGTGGAGCCTGAACGTGATCGACACGGCAGACATGCCTAGAGAGGAAGAGGTGTCCCACGAGGTCGCAGGGGTCGGCGAGGAtatggtccccagcaagggggcgttgagccACCTGTTCAAGATTTTGGAGTTGATCAGTCGGGTGACCACCCTAAGCCACATGATGCTCCCCATGATATGCCGCCATTCAGCCTTCAGCTGACGCCAGGGACTTTGCAGGTGACCCTGTCAGCTCCATTGTTGATCGCGGGCACGTCCATTACGCGACATGAGTGAGATCAGTATTTTCCTGGTCCTCCAGAGCCATCGACGGTTGCTGATGATCGTCCGACACGAGATGTGCATAGTGGGTGCCGACTGAGTTATGGGTCATCATTGAGGGATGCTGAGTATCTTTCATAGGTGCAggtttgtttgtattactattatttatatttatttttatctcattgattagtcattaatatctaaagcaatttttttttaaaggcaTCATCCTCGCCCGTCACGGAGGCCACTTTGTGTGACACGGACATGCCTAAGAcggatgattatattcaggagcccgccgAGATCATGGTAAGACCATTAAATTTGTTTTAGCTAATACGTATATTAgtaatatatatttcatatactaaaatatattattattctgtaggttATGCTGGACCGACGACCCCTTCTACCGAGCCTGCCATCCTTACCGACGATCATGCTTCAgcgcatcctccgataaagaggcggcgtgatgaggatgatcctgatagtgtagccgggcgggatgggatgcgcctcaggccagccaaTGCTTTAAAGCATACAGGTTGTGGGACACACTGTATTTTTTATTATCTGTACATATGACATTCAGTATATATTAGCAACATTATTTATGTTTTACATTATTTGcgcatgtgtttttatttctcgggttatttattagtttaatactacaacacaaaaacaaaaatgacaacgGTACAAAATCCTCCTCAAActctttaaataaggaaaaaattgaTGTATAGCGCCTTAAATATGCATGTCATACCCAGTTAAATTATTGGTCTATCAATTAAGTACAAAAGATTTATTAGTGGGCCCAACTTTTACGTATAGCGCTGTATTTAATCGCATTATACCATGTTGAATTATTGGCGTGTCAGTTAATACCAGAAGAATTATTAGTGGGCACAACTTTTACGTTTGTCTGTTAAGGTATAGTGCGGTGCAATACCATGCTATACATATTATGGTCCCCAAGTTTTTTTCCCACATATTTTagttctttgagtccaaaagaatcacattttggttccggactctagCTGGATGGTAATTTTCTTAAGGATGTGTTAAAAGGTGTATTGGAATGAAAAAATAAGCTGGAAATAAACTCAAAGTCaatcaaatcaatcaaaatcaGCATGTAATTCCATTCGAAGTCTCTTTTTTTGGCTATACTATGATACTCTATTAGTCAAACTCTACTTTATTCCTCATGTGTGCTATTTGTGGATAGTGAATAAAGTTACACGATCTCGTATTATTCTACTCGTGCTCTTGTTTAATTTGAGGCCTTAACAATCATTAATTTTTCTAATACTTCTTTACAAAGAGCACAAGTCCCATCAAAGTTAGTACGTAGTGGCTATGTTGGCCTACATGATATTTGATCAT
It encodes the following:
- the LOC107781850 gene encoding adenylate isopentenyltransferase 3, chloroplastic-like; translated protein: MIGMRNSTLMCKQVWPNLLHLRNLPQKDKVLFVMGVTGAGKSRLSIDLATQFRGEVVNSDKIQVYKGLDIATNKITQEERCNIPHHLLGVIDPYKEFTTKNFCNMASLAVSSITDCGKLPIIVGGSNSFIEALVHDNSHNFRTRYDCCFLWVDVSMNVLNSFLYERVDKMMEIGMIEEVRNMFNPKNTDYTKGIRKAIGVPEFDSYFRAELSNSVDVETRERLLKEAINEVKINNCILASKQLEKIKRLINVKGWKIQRLDATEVFRRKQRNAEEEAEEIWKNIVMGQSIKIVGKFLCENNRSKMVYRNDVTAIKRAAASAIAQY